The following proteins are co-located in the Telopea speciosissima isolate NSW1024214 ecotype Mountain lineage chromosome 9, Tspe_v1, whole genome shotgun sequence genome:
- the LOC122640369 gene encoding chitin elicitor receptor kinase 1-like codes for MAVAGSTRLDSWLEVGFSVLLLFFFVGAEAVCQPCNLALASYYVWPGCNLTFISQVLNSSITSIRSYNPQINDKDSVQAYDNIIVPFSNCDCINGYNAHVFQYSVNTGDSYQTIATQFYSNLTTTASLQSENSYDTVNIPNNAQLNVSVNCYCLNSSISKSYGLFVTYPLRPNDTLSSVAALFNFNNTQLVEQYNPTVSFSSGSGVVFIPHKGISSAAIAGIAIAAAVALLLPGSIYFLVYRRKKVKKHLISVIIYPCACLGSGRALDKATVPPTFVGGVTPGHTPISVDKSVEFSYEELAMATNNFSIASKIGEGGFGVVYYAELRGEKAAIKKMDMQASREFLAELKVLTHVHHLNLVRLIGYCIEGSLFLVYEFIENGNLSQHLRGSGKDPLPWSTRVQIALDSARGLEYIHEHTVPVYIHRDIKTANILIDQNYHGKVADFGLAKLTEVGNTLPTRLVGTFGYMPPEYAQYGDISPKVDVFAFGVVLYELISAKEAVVKAAGCIADTKGLVALFDDALSQPDPRADLQKLVDPRLGNDYPLDAVLKMAQLAEACTKENPQLRPTMRSIVVALMTLSSSTEEWDVRAFYGNQAMVNLVSGR; via the exons ATGGCGGTTGCAGGGAGTACAAGACTGGATTCATGGTTAGAGGTAGGATTTTCCGTCTTGCTCTTGTTCTTTTTCGTCGGAGCAGAAGCCGTTTGTCAACCCTGCAACCTGGCTTTGGCTTCTTACTATGTGTGGCCGGGTTGTAACCTTACATTCATCAGCCAAGTCTTGAACTCTTCGATTACATCGATTAGGAGCTACAATCCTCAAATAAACGATAAGGATTCTGTTCAAGCTTACGACAATATAATCGTTCCATTCTCCAACTGCGATTGCATCAATGGATACAATGCTCATGTGTTCCAATACTCTGTTAATACTGGTGATTCCTACCAAACTATAGCTACGCAATTTTATTCCAACCTCACGACCACGGCATCGTTGCAGAGCGAGAACAGCTATGATACAGTCAATATTCCAAATAATGCCCAACTCAATGTTAGCGTCAATTGTTATTGTTTGAATAGTAGTATCTCCAAGTCTTATGGGTTGTTCGTGACTTACCCTCTTCGCCCGAATGACACCTTATCTTCGGTTGCTGCTTTGTTCAACTTCAATAATACCCAATTGGTGGAGCAGTACAACCCCACCGTGAGTTTCAGCTCTGGGAGTGGTGTAGTGTTCATTCCTCACAAAG GAATTTCAAGCGCAGCAATTGCCGGCATAGCTATTGCAGCAGCTGTGGCTCTGCTTTTGCCAGGTAGTATATATTTTCTGGTTTACAGAAGGAAGAAGGTTAAAAA GCATTTGATATCAGTTATCATTTATCCTTGTGCATGCTTAGGTTCTGGGAGGGCCTTGGATAAAGCTACGGTACCACCTACTTTTGTTGGTGGAGTGACCCCGGGACATACACCTATCAGTGTGGACAAATCAGTGGAGTTTTCATACGAAGAGCTTGCCATGGCTACAAATAACTTTAGTATTGCTAGCAAAATTGGTGAAGGTGGATTTGGAGTGGTTTACTATGCGGAGCTAAGAGGCGAG AAAGCTGCCATCAAGAAGATGGATATGCAAGCATCGAGAGAGTTCCTTGCGGAATTGAAGGTTCTCACGCATGTTCATCACTTGAACCTG GTGCGCTTGATAGGATACTGTATTGAAGGTTCTTTGTTTCTAGTATATGAGTTTATTGAGAATGGCAATTTAAGCCAACATTTGCGTGGTTCAG GGAAGGATCCACTTCCATGGTCTACTAGGGTTCAAATCGCCCTTGATTCGGCAAGAGGTCTTGAATATATTCATGAGCATACTGTTCCTGTCTATATCCATCGTGATATTAAAACAGCAAACATTTTGATTGACCAGAACTATCATGGAAAG GTTGCAGATTTTGGATTAGCCAAATTGACTGAAGTTGGAAATACATTGCCCACACGTCTAGTGGGTACATTTGGATACATGCCACCAGA GTATGCTCAATATGGTGATATTTCTCCTAAGGTTGATGTCTTTGCTTTTGGAGTTGTCCTTTATGAACTTATTTCAGCCAAGGAAGCTGTGGTCAAGGCAGCAGGATGTATTGCTGATACAAAAGGACTCGTGGCATTG TTCGACGATGCTCTTAGTCAGCCCGACCCAAGAGCAGATCTCCAGAAACTAGTTGACCCTAGGCTTGGGAATGACTATCCACTTGATGCAGTTCTTAAG ATGGCGCAGCTTGCCGAGGCTTGCACAAAAGAAAATCCCCAGTTGAGGCCAACCATGAGGTCGATAGTGGTTGCACTGATGACCCTTTCCTCCTCAACTGAGGAATGGGATGTCAGAGCATTCTATGGAAACCAAGCAATGGTAAATCTAGTGTCAGGAAGGTAG